In the genome of Coregonus clupeaformis isolate EN_2021a chromosome 1, ASM2061545v1, whole genome shotgun sequence, one region contains:
- the LOC121580810 gene encoding snRNA-activating protein complex subunit 3 isoform X1 — MAAGSSSNVNENIPVFEYKDINTKPFHVGSFRTAWLEKLKRIDYSYEEKYEETQDADFAKEMGIAPETLDELKAICSIDNLRCQPEEEPLDTNVVPPDPTLQTLIQRKKKQDYKDTLRIDKISRVDHYQDELESLAVGKRPEDLVDLVPEGEIILSINVLYPAIFERFKYVRPHMTFQMLGSHRLVDLRDAICCISDLQVFGEFSNTPDMAPDFISKDHFKSAFFYFEGVFYNDMRHPECQDMSETTIDWAKTRDFPTFHKAKMEDTRFYDLKVKVGYPYLFCHQGDCEHVVIITDIRLAHKDDCLDKKLYPLLTHKHRVMTRKCAVCNVYIGRWLTTNDPFAPNDPCLFCERCFRMLHYDKEGNKLGQFLAYPYVDPGAFN; from the exons ATGGCGGCGGGCAGCAGCTCAAACGTGAACGAAAATATTCCCGTTTTTGAATATAAAGACATAAACACCAAACCATTCCACGTTGGCTCATTCAGAACCGCATGGCTTGAGAAATTGAAACGAATTGACTATTCCTACGAGGAAAAATACGAAGAGACTCAAGATGCCGACTTTGCAAAGGAGATGGGAATCGCACCAGAAACGTTGGATGAACTGAAAGCTATCTGCAG CATTGACAATCTTCGCTGTCAACCTGAAGAGGAGCCCCTTGACACCAACGTTGTGCCACCTGACCCCACTCTGCAAACACTAAT acagagaaagaagaaGCAGGATTACAAAGACACCCTGAGGATCGATAAGATAAGCAGAGTTGACCACTACCAAGATGAACTG GAGAGCCTAGCAGTGGGTAAAAGGCCTGAGGACCTTGTTGACTTGGTGCCAGAAGGGGAGATCATTTTGAGCATCAACGTTCTCTACCCAGCCATATTTGAGAGA TTTAAGTATGTGAGGCCCCACATGACCTTTCAGATGCTGGGCTCCCATAGGCTGGTGGACCTGAGGGATGCTATCTGCTGTATCAGCGACCTGCAGGTCTTCGGAGAGTTCAGCAACACGCCCGACATGGCACCGGACTTCATCAGCAAG GATCACTTCAAATCCGCCTTCTTCTACTTTGAAGGGGTCTTCTACAATGACATGCGTCACCCTGAGTGCCAGGACATGAGCGA GACCACCATTGATTGGGCAAAGACTAGAGACTTCCCCACGTTCCACAAGGCCAAGATGGAGGACACCAGGTTCTACGACCTGAAGGTGAAGGTGGGCTACCCCTACCTCTTCTGTCACCAGGGAGACTGCGAGCACGTTGTCATCATCACCGACatcag ACTGGCCCATAAGGATGACTGCCTGGATAAGAAACTGTACCCTCTCCTTACCCACAAGCACAGGGTCATGACCAGAAAGTGCGCCGTGTGTAACGTCTACATCGGCAG ATGGTTAACCACAAATGATCCATTTGCCCCAAATGACCCGTGTCTCTTCTGTGAGCGGTGCTTCCGCATGCTGCACTATGACAAGGAAGGAAACAAACTAGGACAGTTCCTGGCCTACCCTTATGTGGACCCTGGTGCCTTCAACTGA
- the LOC121580810 gene encoding snRNA-activating protein complex subunit 3 isoform X2 → MAAGSSSNVNENIPVFEYKDINTKPFHVGSFRTAWLEKLKRIDYSYEEKYEETQDADFAKEMGIAPETLDELKAICSIDNLRCQPEEEPLDTNVVPPDPTLQTLIQRKKKQDYKDTLRIDKISRVDHYQDELESLAVGKRPEDLVDLVPEGEIILSINVLYPAIFERMLGSHRLVDLRDAICCISDLQVFGEFSNTPDMAPDFISKDHFKSAFFYFEGVFYNDMRHPECQDMSETTIDWAKTRDFPTFHKAKMEDTRFYDLKVKVGYPYLFCHQGDCEHVVIITDIRLAHKDDCLDKKLYPLLTHKHRVMTRKCAVCNVYIGRWLTTNDPFAPNDPCLFCERCFRMLHYDKEGNKLGQFLAYPYVDPGAFN, encoded by the exons ATGGCGGCGGGCAGCAGCTCAAACGTGAACGAAAATATTCCCGTTTTTGAATATAAAGACATAAACACCAAACCATTCCACGTTGGCTCATTCAGAACCGCATGGCTTGAGAAATTGAAACGAATTGACTATTCCTACGAGGAAAAATACGAAGAGACTCAAGATGCCGACTTTGCAAAGGAGATGGGAATCGCACCAGAAACGTTGGATGAACTGAAAGCTATCTGCAG CATTGACAATCTTCGCTGTCAACCTGAAGAGGAGCCCCTTGACACCAACGTTGTGCCACCTGACCCCACTCTGCAAACACTAAT acagagaaagaagaaGCAGGATTACAAAGACACCCTGAGGATCGATAAGATAAGCAGAGTTGACCACTACCAAGATGAACTG GAGAGCCTAGCAGTGGGTAAAAGGCCTGAGGACCTTGTTGACTTGGTGCCAGAAGGGGAGATCATTTTGAGCATCAACGTTCTCTACCCAGCCATATTTGAGAGA ATGCTGGGCTCCCATAGGCTGGTGGACCTGAGGGATGCTATCTGCTGTATCAGCGACCTGCAGGTCTTCGGAGAGTTCAGCAACACGCCCGACATGGCACCGGACTTCATCAGCAAG GATCACTTCAAATCCGCCTTCTTCTACTTTGAAGGGGTCTTCTACAATGACATGCGTCACCCTGAGTGCCAGGACATGAGCGA GACCACCATTGATTGGGCAAAGACTAGAGACTTCCCCACGTTCCACAAGGCCAAGATGGAGGACACCAGGTTCTACGACCTGAAGGTGAAGGTGGGCTACCCCTACCTCTTCTGTCACCAGGGAGACTGCGAGCACGTTGTCATCATCACCGACatcag ACTGGCCCATAAGGATGACTGCCTGGATAAGAAACTGTACCCTCTCCTTACCCACAAGCACAGGGTCATGACCAGAAAGTGCGCCGTGTGTAACGTCTACATCGGCAG ATGGTTAACCACAAATGATCCATTTGCCCCAAATGACCCGTGTCTCTTCTGTGAGCGGTGCTTCCGCATGCTGCACTATGACAAGGAAGGAAACAAACTAGGACAGTTCCTGGCCTACCCTTATGTGGACCCTGGTGCCTTCAACTGA